The Henckelia pumila isolate YLH828 chromosome 2, ASM3356847v2, whole genome shotgun sequence genome includes a window with the following:
- the LOC140878435 gene encoding uncharacterized protein, with the protein MLPEDLAFTLFLPSERALERDLRLMGENANQSFAILTRVLGFLVVPRWIRVADLEVGKELICDSVSGFRLYITKDSNQTVFVRGVASELVDLSMGKYSNTLVHVMDGVVMDSEFEESMRPEILIYNKF; encoded by the coding sequence ATGTTACCCGAAGATTTGGCTTTCACTCTGTTTCTACCTTCGGAGAGAGCATTGGAGCGtgatttgagattgatgggaGAAAATGCAAACCAATCATTCGCAATACTCACACGAGTGCTGGGGTTCTTAGTCGTGCCCAGATGGATTCGGGTTGCGGATTTGGAGGTGGGGAAGGAGTTGATATGCGATTCTGTATCGGGATTTCGTTTGTACATCACCAAGGATTCGAATCAAACAGTGTTCGTAAGGGGAGTGGCATCGGAGCTGGTGGATTTGAGCATGGGCAAATATAGCAACACTTTGGTCCATGTTATGGATGGAGTTGTTATGGACTCGGAATTTGAAGAATCCATGCGGCctgagattttgatatataataaattttga